A DNA window from Trichosurus vulpecula isolate mTriVul1 chromosome 2, mTriVul1.pri, whole genome shotgun sequence contains the following coding sequences:
- the ARCN1 gene encoding coatomer subunit delta produces MVLLAAAVCTKAGKAIVSRQFVEMTRTRIEGLLAAFPKLMNTGKQHTFVETESVRYVYQPMEKLYMVLITTKNSNILEDLETLRLFSRVIPEYCRALEENEISEHCFDLIFAFDEIVALGYRENVNLAQIRTFTEMDSHEEKVFRAVRETQEREAKAEMRRKAKELQQARRDAERQGKKAPGFGGFGSSAVSGGSTAAMITETIIETEKTKVAPAPARPSGPSKALKLGAKGKEVDNFVDKLKSEGETIMSSNTGKRTSEAAKVLTPPINMESVHMKIEEKITLTCGRDGGLQNMELHGMIMLRISDDKFGRIRLHVENEDKKGVQLQTHPNVDKKLFTAESLIGLKNPEKSFPVNSDVGVLKWRLQTTEESFIPLTINCWPSESGNGCDVNIEYELQEENLELNDVVITIPLPSGVGAPIIGEIDGEYRHDSRRNTLEWCLPVIDAKNKSGSLEFSIAGQPNDFFPVQVSFISKKNYCNIQVTKVTQVDGNSPVRFSTETTFLVDKYEIL; encoded by the exons GTGCTGTTGGCAGCAGCCGTCTGCACAAAAGCAGGGAAAGCTATAGTTTCTCGACAGTTTGTGGAAATGACCCGGACTCGAATTGAAGGGTTGCTAGCAGCTTTCCCCAAGCTTATGAATACTGGAAAGCAACACACATTTGTTGAGACAGAGAGTGTAAGATATGTCTACCAACCTATGGAGAAGCTGTACATGGTTCTGATCACCACCAAAAATAGTAACATCCTGGAGGACCTGGAGACCCTACGACTCTTCTCTAGAGTG ATCCCTGAATATTGCCGAGccttagaagaaaatgagatatcTGAGCACTGCTTTGACCTGATTTTTGCCTTTGATGAGATTGTTGCCCTGGGTTACCGAGAGAATGTTAACCTGGCACAAATCCGGACTTTCACAGAAATGGACTCTCACGAGGAGAAGGTGTTCCGAGCAGTTCGAGAG ACTCAGGAGCGTGAGGCCAAGGCTGAGATGAGGCGTAAAGCAAAGGAATTACAGCAGGCTCGAAGAGATGCTGAGAGACAGGGCAAAAAAGCACCAGGCTTTGGAGGATTTGGAAGCTCAGCGGTTTCTGGTGGAAGCACGGCTGCCATGATCACAGAGACTATCAttgaaacagaaaaaacaaaagtgGCACCTGCACCAGCCAG GCCTTCAGGTCCAAGCAAGGCTTTGAAACTTGGAGCCAAAGGGAAAGAAGTAGACAATTTTGTGGACAAGCTGAAATCTGAAGGTGAAACCATTATGTCCTCTAATACAGGCAAGCGTACCTCTGAAGCAGCCAAAGTGCTCACTCCACCTATTAACATGGAAAG TGTGCATATGAAGATTGAAGAAAAAATTACATTGACCTGTGGACGAGATGGAGGCTTGCAGAACATGGAGCTACATGGCATGATAATGCTAAGGATCTCAGATGACAAATTTGGTCGGATTCGTCTACATGTGGAAAACGAAGATAAGAAAGGAGTACAACTACAA ACCCACCCAAATGTGGACAAAAAACTCTTTACTGCAGAATCTCTCATTGGCTTGAAGAACCCTGAGAAGTCATTCCCAGTCAACAGTGATGTTGGAGTGCTAAAGTGGAGGCTACAGACCACAGAAGAATCTTTCATTCCATTGACAA TTAACTGCTGGCCCTCTGAGAGTGGAAACGGCTGTGATGTCAACATAGAATATGAGCTGCaagaagagaacttggaactgaaTGATGTAGTCATCACCATCCCACTCCC GTCTGGAGTTGGTGCCCCTATAATTGGTGAGATTGATGGTGAATACCGCCATGACAGTCGACGCAACACCTTGGAGTGGTGCCTGCCAGTGATTGATGCCAAAAACAAGAGTGGCAGCCTAGAATTTAGCATTGCTGGGCAGCCTAATGACTTCTTTCCTGTGCAAGTCTCCTTCATCTCCAAAAAGAACTATTGCAACATACAG GTTACCAAAGTGACCCAAGTGGATGGGAATAGTCCTGTAAGGTTTTCCACGGAGACCACCTTCCTTGTGGATAAATATGAAATCCTGTAA